In the genome of Triticum urartu cultivar G1812 chromosome 5, Tu2.1, whole genome shotgun sequence, one region contains:
- the LOC125509296 gene encoding putative 1-phosphatidylinositol-3-phosphate 5-kinase FAB1C, with protein sequence MGVLDFAVMGAPEKTRSLVADHPQRYMHKGGADGDALARIETRRRRSVGLGGGPPGRPNSPASPAEPPTTPLRAPEARSRSKGDVAPRSPPPDRDIRQADDEEAHEPRVQFLAPGTYFLNDFSDTDSSVSVSNSTYRSMTPSPTESPTCAARQNDGAIAAIDSDDAHDLADVSIVENSKASHVPSCIFDFGENIWCPPPPEDEIDDAESRLFGFDDDDDEIGDSNNIFAPSCFSAKTNRATGVSNINCGSHQESVQKDLFRHFQALVAQLLKAEGVGLASEKDSKIWLDIVSSLAWQAAYFVKPDTKKGGSMDPSDYVKIKCIASGNPTDSNFIRGIVCSKNVKHKRMVSEYSNAKLLILGGALEYQKASNKLASIGTILEQEKEYLRTVVGKIESRKPNVLIVEKSVSSYAQELLAKDISLVLNVKRTLLERISKCTGGQIASSIDNIASARLGQCDMFKVEKVLESFASGHAEKRPTTKTLMFFEGCLKRLGCTVLLRGNCREELKKIKHAMQLAVFAAYHLSLETSFLADEGATIPRVISVTAMSAQEAWTNTDHISAKSAGRDTTDSFRAAEEKWPHTAAITQMFDGISASPPSLRLDGESLGSAPECTKSEFPVNHANSLNAVNACQKAVLAKMPVDLSHLENSGSGLPPDDFQAGGLDNRNRLSCSYLPGTDNHQSILVSLSSTCIPKNIACERSHLFRIKFYGSFDKPLGRYLRENLFDQAYCCPSCKEPSESHARCYMHQNGSLTISVRRLLSQKLPGEHDGRIWMWHRCMKCKFEDGLPPATHRVVMSDSAWGLSFGKFLELSFSNHATANRIASCGHSLQRDCLRFYGYGNMVAAFHYSPMVTRSVNLPPSVLNFNCHGMQDWVKGETVMVFDEMESLHMEVYGFLNSIERSITTLDEPVKTGIRRQIIEMKDLLNRERNEYEGLLLPVIKGSVHSMKSTIDTLELNRVRRGLLLDAYVWDCRLCNIDSLKANGHIARTDSSNSENLQATSIKEDKSELLTTVTQHGETHEGPATYRRCSSGSPRRSLLSREASMDNGNILVETNLPIGQVDGVSGAGDLDVVFSQFSVSENGRRLSMNSIETVPVERLPSLASILSDKIDMLWSGSTEAHCSLPQDLIKADGKGSFSLLGNPNYKKAISPVRVHSFDSIFRLHEREQTGLLPASLHLSLKMRSVDSFRDLTSLVKDPMTNMRRAFSQISPRSRGNLNVILTRAPTYLKSASHMVSDGARLLLPHIGSEGALVVAVYDDEPTSIVSYAMTSQEYVEHVTHKLDSKSSFQHMSNCSAVSNSGLEKALPSQEGAHFKYSFDDEAFCADNTKFSVTCYFARQFASLRKKCCPSDVDYIRSLSRCKRWSADGGKSNVYFAKTMDERFIIKQVTKTELDSFVGFAPHYFRHLTQSLTSGSPTCLAKILGIYQVNIKGLKGGREVKMDLMVMENIFFQKTISRVYDLKGSVRSRYNSDTSSHNKVLLDSNLIEELHTKPIFLGRNAKRTLERAVWNDTSILASLDVMDYSLLVGIDEENNELVIGIIDFLRQYTWDKQLETWVKASGILGGPKNETPTVISPVQYKKRFRKAMSRYFIAIPDQWSS encoded by the exons CTCAACATACAGATCGATGACCCCAAGCCCCACAGAGAGTCCTACTTGTGCGGCGAGGCAGAATGATGGTGCAATTGCAGCAATCGACTCAGATGATGCTCATGATCTGGCTGATGTTAGCATCGTTGAGAACAGCAAAGCAAGCCATGTGCCGTCCTGTATCTTCGACTTTGGTGAAAATATTTGGTGCCCACCACCGCCTGAAGATGAGATTGATGATGCTGAATCGAGGTTATTTGGATtcgatgacgatgatgatgaaatTGGGGACTCCAACAACATTTTCGCCCCAAGTTGTTTCAGTGCTAAAACTAATAGAGCAACTGGTGTTAGTAATATTAATTGTGGGTCCCACCAAGAGAGTGTTCAGAAGGATCTATTTAGGCATTTTCAAGCTCTAGTTGCACAGTTACTGAAGGCGGAAGGTGTTGGGTTGGCCAGTGAGAAGGATTCCAAAATCTGGCTCGATATTGTGTCCTCGTTAGCATGGCAAGCCGCTTACTTTGTGAAACCTGACACCAAGAAAGGCGGCAGCATGGATCCTAGTGATTATGTGAAGATCAAGTGCATAGCATCTGGGAACCCAACTGATAG CAATTTTATAAGAGGAATTGTTTGCTCCAAGAATGTAAAACACAAACGCATGGTCTCTGAGTACAGTAATGCCAAATTGCTCATTTTAGGAGGTGCACTCGAGTACCAGAAAGCTTCTAATAAGTTAGCATCAATTGGAACTATACTCGAACAG GAGAAGGAATATCTACGAACTGTTGTTGGAAAGATTGAGTCTAGGAAACCTAATGTGCTGATAGTTGAGAAGAGTGTCTCATCTTATGCCCAGGAGCTCTTAGCGAAAGATATCTCATTAGTTCTGAATGTAAAGAGGACACTTTTGGAGAGAATATCAAAATGCACAGGTGGTCAGATTGCCTCGTCAATTGATAACATTGCTTCAGCAAGGCTAGGGCAATGTGACATGTTCAAGGTGGAAAAGGTTCTGGAATCATTTGCATCAGGACATGCAGAGAAGAGACCAACAACAAAAACACTGATGTTTTTTGAAGGCTGTCTGAAGCGCCTGGGTTGCACG GTCCTACTAAGAGGAAATTGTCGAGAAGAACTGAAGAAGATTAAGCATGCAATGCAACTTGCAGTGTTTGCTGCTTATCATCTGTCCCTCGAGACATCATTCCTTGCTGATGAGGGCGCAACAATTCCACGAGTTATTTCAGTAACTGCAATGAGTGCACAAGAAGCATGGACCAATACAGATCACATTTCTGCTAAGTCTGCTGGTCGTGATACTACTGATAGTTTCAGAGCTGCTGAAGAGAAATGGCCTCATACTGCTGCCATCACGCAAATGTTTGATGGTATTTCTGCATCACCGCCTTCATTACGATTGGATGGGGAAAGCCTTGGAAGTGCACCTGAGTGTACCAAATCTGAATTTCCTGTTAATCATGCCAATTCTCTGAATGCCGTTAATGCCTGCCAAAAAGCTGTCTTGGCAAAGATGCCCGTGGATTTATCTCATTTGGAAAACAGTGGGAGTGGCCTACCACCAGATGACTTCCAAGCAGGAGGCCTAGATAACCGGAACAGGCTTTCATGTAGCTACTTACCTGGTACTGACAATCATCAGAGCATCTTAGTTTCCCTTTCAAGCACCTGTATCCCCAAAAACATAGCATGTGAGCGTTCCCACCTCTTCCGCATCAAGTTTTATGGTAGCTTTGATAAGCCACTTGGGAGATACCTTCGTGAAAACTTATTTGACCAG GCATATTGCTGTCCGTCATGCAAGGAGCCTTCAGAATCACATGCCAGATGCTACATGCACCAGAACGGCAGCCTAACAATAAGTGTTAGGCGTCTCTTATCCCAAAAGCTGCCAGGTGAACACGATGGAAGGATATGGATGTGGCACAGATGTATGAAGTGCAAATTTGAAGATGGATTGCCGCCTGCTACACATAGAGTGGTCATGTCTGATTCTGCTTGGGGTCTATCCTTTGGGAAGTTTCTAGAGCTCAGCTTTTCTAATCATGCAACTGCCAACCGAATTGCGAGCTGTGGGCATTCTCTACAACGGGACTGCCTTCGTTTCTATGG GTATGGAAATATGGTAGCAGCCTTCCATTATAGTCCCATGGTTACTCGGTCAGTTAACCTCCCACCCTCGGTGCTGAATTTCAATTGCCACGGCATGCAAGACTGGGTGAAAGGAGAAACAGTCATG GTATTTGATGAAATGGAATCCTTACATATGGAGGTATATGGTTTCCTTAATAGTATTGAGAGGAGTATCACCACCTTGGACGAGCCAGTAAAAACAGGTATACGGAGGCAGATTATAGAGATGAAGGATTTGCTTAACAGGGAAAGAAATGAATACGAG GGTTTGCTTCTACCAGTTATAAAGGGGAGTGTTCATTCCATGAAATCAACTATTGATACTTTGGAACTCAACCGTGTGAGACGTGGTCTCCTCCTAGATGCATACGTTTGGGACTGCAGGTTGTGTAACATTGATTCGCTTAAAGCAAATGGCCATATTGCCAGAACTGATTCTTCCAATTCAGAAAATCTCCAAGCCACCAGCATAAAGGAAGATAAATCTGAGCTACTGACCACTGTTACACAGCATGGAGAAACACATGAAGGACCTGCTACATACAGAAGGTGCTCCTCTGGAAGTCCAAGGAGATCTCTACTATCCAGAGAGGCCTCAATGGATAACGGGAATATCTTGGTTGAGACAAATTTGCCGATTGGGCAGGTGGATGGTGTGAGTGGTGCAGGAGATCTTGACGTGGTCTTTAGCCAATTCAGTGTGTCTGAAAATGGACGTCGCCTTTCCATGAATTCTATCGAGACGGTACCAGTCGAGAGGTTACCCTCTCTTGCATCTATTTTATCTGATAAAATAGATATGTTATGGAGTGGATCTACTGAAGCACACTGCAGTCTTCCACAAGATTTGATCAAAGCTGATGGAAAGGGGTCTTTTAGTTTGTTGGGCAATCCAAATTACAAGAAGGCAATCTCCCCAGTTCGAGTCCATTCATTTGATTCTATATTCAGATTGCATGAACGGGAACAAACTGGATTGTTGCCTGCTTCATTACATTTGTCCTTGAAAATGAGATCAGTTGATTCCTTCAGAGATTTGACAAGCCTTGTAAAGGATCCGATGACAAACATGCGTAGGGCTTTTTCTCAAATATCTCCTAGATCAAGGGGAAACTTAAATGTTATTCTTACTCGCGCACCTACATATCTCAAGTCTGCTTCTCATATGGTGAGTGATGGGGCACGGCTGCTGCTGCCTCATATTGGTTCTGAAGGTGCCCTTGTTGTTGCTGTCTATGATGATGAGCCAACCAGTATCGTATCATATGCCATGACGTCACAAGAATATGTTGAGCATGTTACGCATAAACTGGATTCAAAATCCAGCTTTCAACATATGTCAAATTGCTCTGCGGTCAGCAATAGCGGACTTGAGAAAGCTTTGCCTTCACAAGAAGGAGCCCACTTTAAGTATTCGTTTGACGATGAAGCATTTTGTGCAGATAATACAAAGTTTTCAGTGACCTGTTATTTTGCAAGGCAGTTTGCTTCACTTAGAAAGAAGTGCTGTCCAAGTGATGTTGATTACATACGTTCTCTCAGTCGCTGTAAAAGATGGAGTGCTGATGGTGGAAAAAGCAATGTTTACTTTGCAAAGACAATGGATGAGAGATTCATTATTAAACAAGTCACCAAGACGGAGCTAGACTCTTTTGTTGGGTTTGCTCCTCACTACTTCAGGCACTTGACTCAATCATTGACTTCTGGAAGCCCAACTTGTCTGGCCAAAATATTAGGAATTTATCAG GTTAATATCAAGGGCTTGAAAGGAGGGCGTGAGGTTAAGATGGATCTTATGGTTATGGAGAACATTTTCTTCCAGAAAACAATATCGAGGGTGTATGATCTAAAGGGTTCCGTGCGTTCACGCTATAATTCAGATACATCTAGCCACAATAAAGTACTTTTGGACTCTAATCTCATCGAGGAATTACATACAAAGCCTATATTTTTGGGCCGTAACGCGAAGCGAACATTGGAAAGAGCTGTCTGGAATGATACATCAATTCTTGCG TCGTTGGATGTCATGGACTACTCGCTTCTGGTGGGCATTGACGAGGAGAATAATGAGCTTGTGATCGGCATCATCGACTTCCTGCGACAGTACACCTGGGACAAGCAGCTGGAGACGTGGGTGAAGGCCTCAGGCATCCTAGGCGGCCCCAAGAATGAGACCCCAACTGTCATATCGCCGGTCCAGTATAAGAAGAGGTTCAGAAAGGCCATGTCGAGGTACTTCATTGCCATCCCCGACCAATGGTCCTCTTGA